A region of Takifugu rubripes chromosome 6, fTakRub1.2, whole genome shotgun sequence DNA encodes the following proteins:
- the adra1ab gene encoding alpha-1A adrenergic receptor: MIFPAENVSVSSVEERCLNCSSTAHPEVDVIKAVLLGLVLLVFVIFGVFGNILVILSVLFHHHWRSVTHYFIANLAAADLLLSSAVLPFSATSEALGRWVFGRPFCSVWAALDVLCCTASILSLCVISIDRYLAVSYPLRYSAIATGRRGLAAVAALWGLSAAISVGPLFGWKEPDPEDESVCRITEEPGYALFSALGSFYIPLVIILAMYCRVYTVARRETATLRKGNKGDGVETEGVMLRVHRGNAAQAEKQQDDNISMGHKRTTFSLPRLLKFTKEEKAAKTLGIVVGCFILCWLPFFLVLPIGSIFPSYKPSETIFKISFWLGYLNSCINPVIYPCFSREFKKAFTSVLRGQCRRTGSPAIKTQGQPHSSNSDLKPNTSDLSADKAACCWCRCHKGSSPDGGLDQTQIPSRSLLKEWCFSASQTPIPPSPSGHRPTKVLCLSLGVPGEAV, encoded by the exons CACCGCCCACCCAGAGGTGGACGTCATAAAGGCAGTGCTTCTGgggctggtcctgctggtgttcGTGATCTTTGGGGTCTTTGGTAACATCCTGGTGATCCTGTCGGTGTTGTTCCACCACCACTGGCGCTCTGTGACGCACTACTTCATCGCCAACCTGGCGGCGGCGGACCTGCTGCTCAGCTCGGCGGTCCTGCCCTTCTCCGCGACCTCGGAAGCTCTGGGACGGTGGGTGTTTGGCCGACCCTTCTGCAGCGTCTGGGCCGCCCTGGACGTCCTGTGCTGCACCGCCTCCATCCTCAGCCTGTGCGTTATCTCGATCGACCGGTACTTGGCTGTCAGTTACCCGCTGCGCTACTCCGCAATCGCAACAGGGAGGCGAGGCttggcggcggtggcggctcTCTGGGGTCTCTCGGCCGCCATATCCGTAGGCCCCCTGTTTGGCTGGAAGGAGCCCGACCCAGAAGATGAGTCGGTGTGTCGAATAACAGAGGAACCCGGCTATGCTTTGTTTTCAGCACTGGGGTCATTTTATATCCCGCTGGTCATCATCCTGGCCATGTACTGCCGCGTGTACACCGTGGCGAGGAGGGAGACAGCGACACTCAGAAAGGGCAATAAGGGAGATGGGGTTGAGACCGAAGGGGTGATGCTGAGGGTGCACAGAGGGAACGCCGCTCAAGCGGAGAAGCAGCAGGATGATAACATTAGCATGGGTCATAAACGCACCACCTTTTCCCTGCCAAGGCTGCTGAAGTTCACCAAAGAGGAAAAGGCAGCCAAGACTCTGGGTATTGTTGTTGGATGCTTCATTCTGTGCTGGCTTCCCTTTTTCCTAGTTTTACCCATTG gctCTATCTTCCCATCCTATAAACCTTCTGAGACCATTTTTAAGATAAGCTTCTGGCTGGGCTACCTCAACAGCTGCATCAACCCCGTCATCTATCCCTGCTTCAGCCGTGAGTTCAAGAAAGCCTTTACCAGCGTGCTCCGCGGCCAGTGCCGGAGAACCGGTTCCCCGGCTATCAAAACCCAAGGGCAGCCCCATTCATCCAACTCGGACTTAAAACCAAACACTTCTGACCTCTCAGCTGATAAAGCTGCATGTTGTTGGTGTCGCTGCCATAAAGGTTCCTCACCCGACGGCGGCCTGGATCAGACACAAATTCCGAGCAGGAGTCTGCTGAAGGAGTGGTGTTTCTCAGCAAGTCAGACCCCGATACCACCGAGCCCCTCTGGTCACCGACCAACCAAGGTCTTGTGCCTTTCTCTTGGTGTTCCAGGTGAAGCAGTATAG